The Prosthecobacter vanneervenii genome has a segment encoding these proteins:
- a CDS encoding ExbD/TolR family protein — translation MQADSKSYDDINVTPMVDLYLVLLLIFIIMTTAGVQGVKVNLPRGGPSTSKPIEGPKMQAVTVDNQGNIKLNATAVTLDELASKLEAIKTATPDSPIVVRGDSGTQYQTIMDVLTAVGRAGFTNIGLATQAAKK, via the coding sequence ATGCAGGCCGACAGCAAATCTTACGACGACATCAACGTCACGCCCATGGTGGACCTCTACCTGGTGCTGCTGCTGATCTTCATCATCATGACCACCGCAGGGGTGCAGGGCGTGAAGGTGAACCTGCCACGTGGCGGTCCGTCCACCTCCAAGCCCATCGAAGGGCCGAAGATGCAGGCTGTGACCGTGGACAACCAGGGGAACATCAAGCTCAACGCCACCGCTGTGACTCTGGACGAGCTGGCCAGCAAGCTGGAGGCCATCAAGACGGCCACACCGGACTCCCCCATCGTGGTGCGCGGAGACAGCGGCACGCAGTACCAGACCATCATGGACGTGCTCACCGCCGTGGGCCGTGCCGGGTTTACCAACATCGGCCTGGCCACACAGGCTGCGAAAAAATAA
- a CDS encoding putative porin: MFPLSYFMLRAPAPSRRKLRHILAAMSLGTCGLLRAEPAASREPALPLPLLAEATTATPGVKNAAAAAAGPAPAPAPAAPSAPAATDLLPAAGTASPRPPASLSENVTINLINRLVQRGALTQQDAADLIRLAEQDAQIARSQAQTLGEVQAAVQQQAAAAPPVAEDEYRVTYVPETVKDQIRDQLRDEVLAQAKRDNWAAPNEIPEWTKRFKLFGDIRTQYQGYYFPTGNDVTGVFPNFAGINAGLPYNIGTNNPVPPPYLNVDQNRNRYLMRARLGFDIQLEDGFSAGFRVATGQTNTPVSTNQAVGAVGGLGSNVGTGGNFSLDSVWLDRGFIKYQTSADPNNNMSFFFGRFDNPFATSSELMWDEDVGFDGIAVKARYQPAEGGTTFYATGGAFPIFNTDLNFPNNSASKQSSTDKYLYAAQVGAEFKPTKHIEAKLGAAYYYFQNVSGKLSTPMLTPNANVVGSTDNRRPSFAQKGNTYMALRNITKDASNNNGTIDQYQYYGLASSFQNLAFTGRVDFNYYQTLQVSLLGEYVDNLAFSKSTINALAVNNRDGGTGSFNGSGTAWFLGMRAGRPALQERGDWFTMLSYRYIGSDSVIDAFNDSNFGGGGTNMQGYTLAAAMAISKSARLGISWMSANQITGPTFKADVFMFDLSVRF; this comes from the coding sequence TTGTTCCCTCTCTCCTACTTTATGCTGCGTGCCCCTGCACCATCCCGCCGGAAGCTCCGGCACATCCTCGCTGCCATGTCTCTCGGCACCTGCGGTCTGCTGCGCGCCGAGCCTGCCGCCAGCCGTGAGCCTGCTCTGCCCCTGCCGCTTTTGGCAGAGGCCACGACGGCCACACCTGGGGTGAAAAACGCCGCCGCCGCTGCGGCTGGTCCGGCCCCTGCGCCAGCACCTGCCGCTCCATCCGCCCCTGCTGCCACGGATCTGCTGCCAGCCGCTGGCACAGCCAGCCCGCGCCCGCCGGCCTCCCTTTCTGAAAACGTCACCATCAATCTGATCAACCGCCTCGTGCAGCGTGGCGCGCTGACGCAGCAGGATGCGGCGGACCTTATCCGCCTGGCTGAGCAAGATGCCCAGATAGCCCGCAGCCAGGCGCAGACGCTGGGAGAGGTGCAGGCCGCCGTGCAACAGCAGGCCGCCGCCGCACCACCTGTGGCTGAGGATGAATACCGTGTGACCTACGTGCCCGAGACGGTGAAGGACCAGATCCGCGACCAGCTGCGTGATGAGGTGCTGGCCCAGGCCAAGAGGGACAACTGGGCTGCGCCCAATGAGATCCCGGAGTGGACCAAGCGCTTCAAACTCTTTGGCGACATCCGCACCCAATACCAGGGCTACTACTTTCCTACTGGCAATGATGTCACCGGCGTGTTCCCGAACTTTGCCGGGATCAATGCAGGATTGCCATACAACATCGGTACCAACAATCCCGTTCCACCACCATATCTGAACGTGGACCAGAACCGCAACCGCTACCTGATGCGTGCGCGCCTTGGTTTTGACATTCAGCTGGAAGACGGATTCTCCGCAGGTTTCCGTGTTGCCACTGGCCAGACCAACACGCCCGTCTCCACCAATCAGGCGGTCGGTGCCGTGGGTGGACTTGGCTCGAATGTCGGCACAGGCGGCAATTTCAGCCTCGATTCCGTCTGGCTGGACCGCGGGTTCATCAAATATCAGACCAGTGCGGACCCGAATAACAACATGTCCTTCTTCTTTGGTCGCTTTGACAATCCTTTCGCCACCAGCAGCGAGCTGATGTGGGATGAAGACGTGGGCTTTGACGGCATCGCCGTAAAGGCACGCTACCAGCCCGCAGAGGGGGGCACCACCTTCTATGCCACCGGAGGAGCCTTCCCGATCTTCAACACGGACCTGAACTTCCCCAACAACTCCGCCAGCAAGCAAAGCAGCACGGACAAGTATCTGTATGCAGCGCAGGTGGGTGCTGAGTTTAAACCCACGAAGCACATCGAGGCCAAGCTGGGGGCGGCCTATTACTACTTCCAGAATGTGTCTGGAAAGCTCTCCACACCGATGCTCACGCCAAATGCAAACGTCGTGGGCAGCACGGACAACCGTCGCCCATCCTTTGCCCAGAAGGGGAACACGTACATGGCGCTGCGTAATATCACAAAAGATGCTTCGAACAACAATGGCACCATCGACCAGTATCAGTATTACGGCCTGGCTTCCTCCTTCCAGAATCTGGCCTTCACCGGTCGTGTGGACTTCAACTACTATCAAACGCTGCAAGTCTCTCTGCTCGGCGAGTATGTGGACAACCTGGCGTTCAGCAAATCCACCATCAATGCTCTGGCGGTGAACAACCGCGACGGTGGCACGGGCAGCTTCAATGGCAGCGGCACCGCGTGGTTCCTCGGCATGCGTGCCGGACGCCCCGCACTTCAGGAGCGCGGCGACTGGTTCACCATGCTGAGCTACCGCTACATCGGCTCGGACTCCGTGATCGACGCCTTCAATGATTCCAACTTCGGTGGCGGTGGCACCAACATGCAGGGTTACACCCTCGCAGCTGCCATGGCCATCTCCAAATCCGCACGCCTTGGCATCAGCTGGATGAGCGCCAATCAGATCACCGGCCCCACCTTCAAGGCAGACGTCTTCATGTTTGACCTCTCCGTCCGCTTCTAA
- a CDS encoding phage major capsid protein — protein sequence MNIPTPKTILTCALFAACAVTTHAAEEADPAMAVLKRMREQLRTVMLQQQKTEADRAALQAEKTTLEEKNAELTKKLEALTKLNATERTTAEKTITDLKEKNEEQSAEMLRLNESLAKWKAGYQKMEDTARAKEAERAKLADKLVLQDRRVADYRRKNEELYKAGTEVLNRYESFSLGDALTAREPFTRLTRVKMENLVQEYQDKLTDNKIKPEDAKPAPAAAAAAAAALAGKAKAKP from the coding sequence ATGAACATTCCCACCCCCAAGACCATCCTGACCTGTGCGCTGTTTGCCGCCTGCGCCGTCACCACCCACGCTGCTGAGGAAGCGGACCCTGCCATGGCTGTGCTCAAGCGCATGCGTGAGCAATTGCGCACGGTGATGCTTCAGCAGCAGAAGACTGAAGCAGACCGCGCCGCACTCCAGGCAGAGAAGACCACGCTGGAGGAGAAAAACGCCGAGCTGACGAAAAAGCTGGAGGCGCTGACCAAGCTGAACGCCACTGAGCGCACCACTGCAGAAAAGACCATCACCGATCTAAAGGAGAAAAACGAGGAGCAGTCCGCCGAGATGCTGCGCCTCAATGAATCCCTGGCCAAGTGGAAAGCAGGCTACCAGAAGATGGAAGACACCGCACGCGCCAAAGAGGCTGAGCGTGCCAAACTGGCCGACAAGCTGGTTTTGCAGGATCGTCGAGTGGCAGACTACCGCCGCAAAAACGAGGAGCTCTACAAAGCCGGTACTGAAGTGCTGAACCGGTACGAAAGCTTCAGCCTCGGGGACGCACTGACTGCACGCGAGCCCTTCACCCGCCTTACGCGCGTGAAGATGGAAAATCTGGTGCAGGAGTATCAGGACAAGCTCACTGACAACAAGATCAAGCCCGAGGATGCCAAGCCTGCCCCGGCGGCAGCGGCGGCAGCGGCGGCCGCTCTGGCAGGGAAGGCCAAAGCCAAACCATGA
- a CDS encoding TonB C-terminal domain-containing protein has product MPSPQIDDEDEPGFFKRHLMLIIIGGLVLAGGGYFLANRTPSKAAPKKKLEMISISLPPPPPPPPPPPPPPEKKEEPPPEEKVEEMVAQEEVKPDEQKPDDKPADKPADEPLGTAIGGGDGSGLGMGGGGGGGGMIGGSGRKGGSKWGWYAGQVQNRISEALRSNKVTRKASAAIVVRIWPDASGRISKVTLGSSTGDPAVDDAIKNQVLIGLVLNEPPPADMPMPINLRITARKP; this is encoded by the coding sequence ATGCCATCTCCTCAGATTGACGACGAAGACGAACCGGGCTTTTTCAAACGCCACCTCATGCTGATCATCATCGGCGGGCTGGTGCTGGCTGGAGGCGGGTACTTTCTGGCCAATCGCACGCCATCAAAAGCTGCACCAAAGAAGAAGCTGGAGATGATCTCCATTTCTCTCCCGCCTCCCCCCCCGCCACCGCCACCGCCCCCACCTCCGCCGGAGAAGAAGGAAGAGCCCCCGCCTGAAGAAAAGGTGGAGGAGATGGTGGCACAGGAGGAAGTGAAGCCTGACGAGCAGAAGCCCGACGACAAGCCTGCGGACAAGCCCGCCGATGAGCCCCTCGGTACCGCCATTGGTGGTGGAGACGGCAGCGGCCTCGGCATGGGTGGCGGCGGTGGTGGCGGTGGCATGATCGGCGGCAGCGGACGCAAAGGAGGCTCCAAGTGGGGCTGGTACGCCGGCCAAGTGCAGAACCGCATCTCCGAGGCGCTGCGCAGCAACAAAGTCACGCGCAAAGCCAGCGCGGCCATCGTCGTGCGCATCTGGCCGGATGCGTCCGGCCGCATCAGCAAAGTCACGCTCGGCAGCAGCACGGGAGACCCCGCTGTCGATGACGCCATCAAAAACCAGGTCCTCATCGGTCTCGTGCTCAACGAGCCGCCTCCCGCAGACATGCCCATGCCCATCAACCTGCGCATCACCGCGCGCAAACCCTGA
- a CDS encoding peptidylprolyl isomerase, producing the protein MTKSVSIPALLLLLCVSLSAQETEVLGRAGGVEVSVDQIRPALAGLTEQEIAALSGDAAGLNKLVRSLIIQRAVLQEALAKKWNEQPEVAERARHAADAAIADSYLKHVARPPESYPTEAELRSEYEARRTALMVPQSFRIAQIYIADPRGQDKASAAKARERLDKVRALVRAPGADFAEIARDHSEERESAARGGEIGWLTEKQIQPEIFAKLPELKFNVASEALRLDDGWHFIKVLDARQPFTPPLEQIKAELTRQLRAERSRVLTQTYLTELLQKDPLVINELALSKLLPAAAPSGAATKP; encoded by the coding sequence ATGACCAAGTCTGTTTCAATCCCGGCCCTGCTGCTGCTCCTGTGCGTCTCTCTTTCCGCGCAGGAGACGGAGGTGCTGGGACGTGCCGGTGGGGTGGAGGTGAGCGTAGATCAGATCCGGCCTGCGCTCGCAGGCCTTACTGAGCAGGAGATCGCCGCGTTGAGCGGAGATGCCGCAGGGCTCAACAAGCTGGTGCGCTCCCTCATCATCCAGCGTGCCGTGCTGCAAGAGGCTCTGGCCAAAAAATGGAACGAGCAGCCCGAGGTGGCCGAGCGCGCACGTCATGCGGCGGATGCGGCTATTGCAGATTCCTACCTGAAGCATGTGGCGCGTCCACCCGAGAGCTATCCTACGGAGGCGGAGCTGCGCAGTGAATATGAGGCACGCCGCACAGCGCTCATGGTGCCGCAGTCGTTTCGCATAGCTCAGATTTACATCGCCGATCCACGGGGACAGGACAAGGCCAGTGCTGCCAAGGCCCGCGAGAGGCTGGACAAGGTGCGTGCTCTGGTTCGCGCTCCAGGTGCGGATTTTGCCGAGATCGCCCGTGACCACAGCGAGGAGCGCGAGAGCGCGGCCCGTGGAGGAGAGATCGGCTGGCTGACTGAGAAGCAGATCCAACCTGAGATCTTTGCCAAGCTGCCCGAGCTGAAATTCAATGTGGCCTCCGAGGCGCTGCGCCTGGACGATGGCTGGCATTTCATCAAGGTGCTGGATGCGCGCCAGCCCTTCACTCCACCGCTGGAGCAGATCAAGGCGGAGCTCACACGCCAGCTGCGTGCGGAGCGCAGCCGGGTGCTCACGCAGACTTATCTGACGGAATTGTTGCAAAAAGACCCCCTCGTTATCAACGAGCTCGCGCTGTCTAAGCTGCTGCCTGCGGCTGCTCCATCAGGGGCAGCCACCAAACCCTGA